One region of Thunnus albacares chromosome 8, fThuAlb1.1, whole genome shotgun sequence genomic DNA includes:
- the cnot3a gene encoding CCR4-NOT transcription complex subunit 3a isoform X1, translated as MADKRKLQGEIDRCLKKVAEGVEQFDDIWQKLHNAANANQKEKYEADLKKEIKKLQRLRDQIKTWVASNEIKDKRQLVENRKLIETQMERFKIVERETKTKAYSKEGLGLAQKVDPAQREKEETGQWLTNTIDTLNMQVDQFESEVESLSVQTRKKKGDKDKQDRIEELKRLIERHRFHIRMLETILRMLDNDSVPVDSIQKIKDDVEYYIDSSQDPDFEENEFLYDDLDLEDIPAALVATSPSCQGNVEDEMYLHSSSTPTSTTSSSPIPPSPATCTAENSEDDKKRGRSTDSEVSQSPVKNGTPSLLSSFSSSTTSGSSSSSSLVSMASVVGGIPAVPTSSSLIGSFSSAVQQHQHQPAQQQQQPQPPNQPQQPQQQPPQTKPSVPSNNTPSPPSNPLLPASTAPPLPTPSTPISSAPNSQSQPTSGPTPASSLGLGSGLGLSKVGMTGTSSANQMSGLGLGGHHSPLNTMAGLISGSTPAPYAQAAASGGLGLSSITQSSISVESSTSIPTSGSSGVTTNGAGTGLGLLGSSPAHSSLSGSILGLVPGQNVSPVASQVPPSSVSATPGVIGMMGGNGGNVGVVGGVGVNAAPARPPSGLKQNGSTSYSAVVAESSTESALSTPSQSQSSQPSSLSSSTSQPMDNGPSLISSITLPPSSPSPSFSDSTPGGGSLLNGPHSYTQASEGLKAPEPLSSLKAMAERAALGSGLDGEISNLHLRDRGRNDIFSSSAAPGTPAAPQPSVSEVSIPPSLGVCPLGPTPLPKDQLYQQAMQESAWTHMPHPSDSERIRQYLMRNPCPTLPFHHQIPPHHSDSIEFYQRLSTETLFFIFYYLEGTKAQYLSAKALKKQSWRFHTKYMMWFQRHEEPKTITDEFEQGTYIYFDYEKWGQRKKEGFTFEYRYLEDRDLQ; from the exons ATGGCTGACAAGAGAAAACTTCAAG GCGAGATCGATAGATGTTTGAAAAAAGTAGCTGAAGGTGTAGAACAGTTTGACGATATCTGGCAAAAG CTCCACAATGCAGCCAATGCAAACCAGAAGGAAAAATATGAGGCTGACCTCAAGAAAGAGATTAAAAAGTTACAG CGATTGAGAGATCAGATAAAAACATGGGTGGCCTCGAACGAGATCAAAGACAAAAGGCAGCTAGTCGAGAATCGCAAACTTATCGAGACG cAAATGGAGCGATTCAAAATAGTGGAGcgtgaaacaaaaacaaaagcgtACTCTAAAGAAGGCTTGGGGCTTGCTCAGAAGGTTGATCCAGCTCagagggaaaaggaggaaacGGGACAGTGGCTAACA AACACGATAGACACTCTAAATATGCAGGTGGATCAATTTGAAAGTGAGGTGGAGTCTCTCTCAGTTCAGACACGAAAGAAGAAGGGTGATAAAGAC AAACAAGATCGCATTGAGGAGCTCAAGCGGTTGATCGAGAGGCATAGATTCCACATTCGTATGTTGGAGACCATTTTACGAATGCTGGACAATGACTCTGTGCCAGTGGATTCAATTCAGAAGATCAAGGATGACGTTGAGTACTACATTGATTCCTCCCAAGACCCTGACTTTGAGGAGAACGAGTTCCTGTATGACGACTTAGACCTGGAAGACATCC CCGCAGCGTTAGTTGCGACTTCTCCATCATGTCAGGGCAACGTGGAAGATGAGATGTATCTCCACTCCAGCAGCACTCCCACTTCCACCACCTCCTCTTCACCCATTCCTCCATCCCCGGCCACTTGCACTGCT GAGAACTCAGAGGACGATAAGAAAAGGGGACGGTCGACAGACAGTGAAGTTAGTCAG TCACCGGTGAAGAACGGCACCCCATCCTTGCtgtcttccttctcttcctccaccaCTTCTGGGTCCTCCTCATCCTCGTCCCTCGTGTCCATGGCGAGCGTGGTAGGAGGCATCCCTGCAGTTCCCACAAGCAGCAGTCTTATAGGAAGCTTCAGCAGTGCGGTGCAGCAACATCAGCATCAACCtgcacaacagcagcaacaacctCAGCCACCAAACCAACCGCAGCAGCCACAACAGCAGCCACCTCAGACAAAACCCTCTGTCCCCTCAAACAACACCCCCAGCCCGCCCAGCAACCCGCTTCTCCCGGCCTCCACTGCCCCCCCTCTCCCTACGCCCAGCACACCCATTTCATCAGCTCCCAACTCTCAGTCTCAGCCCACATCTGGGCCCACCCCTGCATCCAGTTTGGGACTTGGGTCGGGGCTGGGTTTGAGCAAAGTTGGCATGACGGGGACCAGCAGTGCCAACCAAATGTCTGGTTTAGGCCTTGGTGGCCACCACTCTCCTCTAAACACAATGGCAGGGCTCATTTCAGGGTCCACACCTGCCCCTTACGCTCAGGCAGCAGCATCAGGAGGCTTGGGTTTGAGCAGCATCACCCAGTCCAGCATTTCAGTGGAGAGCAGCACTTCCATCCCCACCTCTGGCTCCAGTGGAGTCACCACCAATGGGGCGGGGACTGGGCTCGGTTTGCTAGGTTCCAGCCCGGCCCACAGTTCTCTGAGTGGGAGCATCCTGGGTCTGGTTCCTGGGCAAAATGTGTCCCCCGTCGCCTCTCAGGTGCCACCTAGTTCTGTCAGCGCTACCCCCGGAGTGATTGGCATGATGGGAGGCAACGGAGGGAACGTCGGAGTGGTTGGAGGAGTAGGGGTGAACGCTGCTCCTGCTAGACCGCCGAGTGGACTGAAGCAAAATGGAAGCACAA GTTACAGTGCCGTAGTGGCAGAGAGTTCCACAGAATCAGCTCTAAGCACACCGAGCCAGTCACAAAGCAGCCAACCCTCATCTCTCAGTTCTTCAACCAGTCAGCc GATGGACAATGGTCCCAGTTTAATCAGCTCTATCACCCTGCCTCCCAGTTCTCCGTCCCCCTCGTTCTCAGACAGCACACCTGGAGGAGGGAGTCTTCTCAACGGGCCCCACTCCTACACACAGGCCTCCGAGGGCCTCAAG GCTCCTGAGCCTCTCAGTTCACTGAAGGCGATGGCTGAGAGGGCAGCACTGGGATCAGGCCTGGACGGAGAGATTTCCAACCTGCACCTAAGAGACAGAGGTCGGAACG ACATCTTCTCCTCATCTGCAGCGCCCGGCACACCCGCCGCCCCTCAGCCGTCCGTGTCGGAAGTCAGCATCCCCCCCTCGCTCGGGGTCTGTCCACTGGGCCCAACCCCCCTCCCCAAAGACCAGCTCTACCAGCAGGCCATGCAGGAGTCCGCGTGGACACACATGCCGCACCCCTCCGACTCCGAGAGGATCAG GCAATACCTGATGAGGAATCCATGTCCCACCTTGCCCTTCCATCATCAGATACCGCCGCACCACTCTGACTCCATAGAGTTCTACCAGAGACTGTCTACAGAAACTCTGTTTTTCATCTTCTACTACCTGGAG GGAACCAAGGCTCAGTATCTGTCTGCCAAGGCTCTGAAGAAGCAGTCATGGAGGTTTCACACCAAGTACATGATGTGGTTCCAGAGGCACGAGGAGCCCAAGACTATCACTGATGAGTTTGAACAG GGCACTTACATTTACTTTGATTATGAGAAATGGGGCCAGCGGAAGAAGGAGGGGTTCACCTTCGAGTACAGGTACCTCGAAGACAGAGACCTGCAGTGA
- the tfpt gene encoding TCF3 fusion partner has translation MMEDFSGLALPPLFGGHILEAELEPGGVELGPGEVELGPGGNELLESTTQEDEERRVLDKRKYLALSRRCKEIEQVNQKILGRLHQVQRITRRLKKERRFLMKTLDAHGDDYRNAQLTILLEDEPGAHLDPAAGAEDDRLNGVSGSTSSAALHHAAGPKKRRHRIPRQEKDKDQQTEPDMSVLAETQFGEMPSPTSLSH, from the exons ATGATGGAGGATTTCTCTGGTTTGGCCCTGCCTCCACTGTTTGGAGGACACATCCTGGAGGCAGAGCTGGAGCCAGGTGGTGTGGAGCTGGGACCTGGAGAG GTTGAACTGGGCCCAGGAGGCAACGAACTGCTGGAGAGTACAACacaggaggatgaagagagaagAGTTCTTGATAagaggaaatatctggctctgaGTAGAAGATGCAAAGAGATTGAACAG GTGAATCAGAAGATCCTCGGTCGCCTTCACCAAGTACAAAGAATTACACGACGCTTGAAGAAAGAGAGACG GTTCCTCATGAAGACTCTTGATGCACATGGGGACGACTACAGAAACGCACAGCTCACCATCCTGCTTGAG gatgaGCCTGGAGCCCATTTAGATCCTGCTGCTGGAGCAGAGGACGACCGGCTCAACGGCGTATCTGGTTCCACCTCATCTGCAGCTTTGCATCATGCTGCCGGGCCAAAGAAGAGGAGGCATCGAATACCAAGGCAAGAAAAGGATAAAGACCAACAG ACTGAACCAGACATGTCAGTGTTGGCAGAGACGCAATTTGGAGAAATGCCAAGCCCaacctctctgtctcactga
- the ndufa3 gene encoding NADH dehydrogenase [ubiquinone] 1 alpha subcomplex subunit 3: MSTSSAETTTDNMAGVGAFLKNAWNKEPVILASCAIGLIGAALPLISPITKYTGMINSSVPYNYPVPVRDDGSMPDVPAHPCEPKGNNLEWFKNL; this comes from the exons atgagcaccagCTCGGCTGAAACTACAACAGACAACATGGCGG GAGTCGGAGCTTTCCTGAAAAATGCCTGGAATAAGGAGCCTGTTATTCTGGCCTCTTGTGCTATTGGACTGATAG GTGCTGCTCTTCCACTAATCAGCCCCATCACAAAGTATACCGGGATGATAAATTCATCCGTGCCATACAACTACCCAG TCCCCGTGCGAGATGATGGAAGCATGCCTGATGTCCCCGCACATCCATGTGAACCAAAAGGAAACAACCTCGAATGGTTTAAAAACCTATAA
- the prpf31 gene encoding U4/U6 small nuclear ribonucleoprotein Prp31 encodes MSLADELLADLEEAGDEGEDGLYPEGEEGESDGEASQGRTEGGLEDIPEEMEVDYSKAESVASIAKLRNSKQFSEIMDKISGYIGKQRKNSEVSGPVEADPEYRLIVAANNLTVEIDNELNIIHKFTRDKYSKRFPELESLVPDSLDYIRTVKELGNNLEKCKNNETLQQILTNATIMVVSVTASTTQGSQLNEDELKQLEEACDMALELNQSKHRIYEYVESRMSFIAPNLSIIVGASTAAKIMGIAGGLTNLSKMPACNLMLLGAQRRTLSGFSSTSLLPHTGFIYHCDVVQSLPPDLRRKAARLVAAKCTLAARVDSFHESSDGKVGYDLKEEIERKFDKWQEPPPVKQVKPLPAPLDGQRKKRGGRRYRKMKERLGLTEIRKHANRMTFAEIEDDAYQEDLGFSLGQLGKSGSGRVRQAQVNEATKARISKSLQRTLQKQSMTYGGKSTVRDRSSGTSSSVAFTPLQGLEIVNPQAAEKKVAEANQKYFSNMAEFLKVKKESKM; translated from the exons ATGTCTCTGGCGGACGAGCTCCTGGCAGACCTCGAGGAGGCcggagatgaaggagaggacGGGTTGTAtccagagggagaggaaggtgAGAGCGATGGAGAGGCGTCACAGggaaggacagagggagggCTGGAAGACATCCCAGAGGAGATGGAGGTGGACTACAGTAAAGCTGAGAGTGTTGCATCCATCGCCAAGCTCCGCAACAGCAAACAG TTTTCAGAGATCATGGACAAAATTTCAGGATATATTGGAAAGCAGCGCAAAAACTCAGAGG TCTCAGGCCCCGTCGAAGCTGACCCAGAATACAGACTGATCGTAGCAGCCAATAACCTCACAGTAGAGATCGACAATGAGCTCA ATATCATTCACAAGTTTACTCGGGACAAGTACTCCAAGAGGTTCCCAGAGCTCGAGTCTCTGGTGCCAGATTCTCTAGATTACATCCGCACGGTCAAG GAACTGGGAAACAACCTGGAAAAGTGCAAGAACAATGAAACTCTACAGCAAATCCTCACCAACGCCACTATTATGGTCGTCAGTGTCACAGCCTCGACCACACAGGG gtcACAGCTAAATGAGGATGAACTAAAGCAACTGGAGGAAGCATGTGACATGGCCCTGGAGCTGAACCAGTCTAAACACAGGATATATGAATATGTAGAGTCCAGAATGTCATTCATTGCCCCAAATCTGTCCATCATTGTCGGAGCGTCAACAGCTGCCAAGATCATGG GTATTGCTGGAGGCCTCACTAACCTGTCCAAGATGCCGGCCTGTAACCTGATGCTGCTCGGAGCTCAGAGGAGAACCCTGTCCGGCTTCAGCAGCACCTCTCTGCTGCCCCACACTGGCTTCATCTACCACTGTGATGTCGTGCAGTCACTACCACCT gacCTCAGGAGGAAAGCAGCTCGTCTGGTGGCTGCAAAGTGCACTCTGGCTGCCCGGGTGGACAGTTTCCATGAGAGCTCAGATGGCAAG GTTGGCTACGAtctaaaagaagaaatagagagGAAGTTTGATAAATGGCAGGAGCCTCCACCAGTGAAGCAGGTCAAACCGCTGCCAGCACCACTGGACggacagaggaagaagagaggaggaaggag GTATCGAAAGATGAAGGAGCGTCTCGGGCTGACTGAGATCAGAAAACATGCCAACAGGATGACCTTTGCAGAG ATCGAAGACGATGCGTACCAGGAGGACCTGGGCTTCAGTCTGGGTCAGCTAGGGAAGAGCGGCAGCGGGCGTGTCAGGCAGGCTCAGGTCAACGAGGCCACCAAAGCCAGAATCTCCAAGTCTCTCCAG AGGACGTTGCAGAAGCAGAGCATGACATACGGAGGAAAGTCAACGGTCAGAGATCGCTCCTCAGGAACCAGCTCCAGCGTCGCGTTTACCCCTCTACAG GGGCTGGAGATCGTGAACCCACAGGCTGCAGAGAAGAAGGTGGCTGAAGCCAACCAGAAATATTTCTCTAACATGGCAGAGTTCCTCAAAGTCAAGAAGGAATCCAAGATGTga
- the cnot3a gene encoding CCR4-NOT transcription complex subunit 3a isoform X2, translating to MADKRKLQGEIDRCLKKVAEGVEQFDDIWQKLHNAANANQKEKYEADLKKEIKKLQRLRDQIKTWVASNEIKDKRQLVENRKLIETQMERFKIVERETKTKAYSKEGLGLAQKVDPAQREKEETGQWLTNTIDTLNMQVDQFESEVESLSVQTRKKKGDKDKQDRIEELKRLIERHRFHIRMLETILRMLDNDSVPVDSIQKIKDDVEYYIDSSQDPDFEENEFLYDDLDLEDIPAALVATSPSCQGNVEDEMYLHSSSTPTSTTSSSPIPPSPATCTAENSEDDKKRGRSTDSEVSQSPVKNGTPSLLSSFSSSTTSGSSSSSSLVSMASVVGGIPAVPTSSSLIGSFSSAVQQHQHQPAQQQQQPQPPNQPQQPQQQPPQTKPSVPSNNTPSPPSNPLLPASTAPPLPTPSTPISSAPNSQSQPTSGPTPASSLGLGSGLGLSKVGMTGTSSANQMSGLGLGGHHSPLNTMAGLISGSTPAPYAQAAASGGLGLSSITQSSISVESSTSIPTSGSSGVTTNGAGTGLGLLGSSPAHSSLSGSILGLVPGQNVSPVASQVPPSSVSATPGVIGMMGGNGGNVGVVGGVGVNAAPARPPSGLKQNGSTSYSAVVAESSTESALSTPSQSQSSQPSSLSSSTSQPMDNGPSLISSITLPPSSPSPSFSDSTPGGGSLLNGPHSYTQASEGLKAPEPLSSLKAMAERAALGSGLDGEISNLHLRDRDIFSSSAAPGTPAAPQPSVSEVSIPPSLGVCPLGPTPLPKDQLYQQAMQESAWTHMPHPSDSERIRQYLMRNPCPTLPFHHQIPPHHSDSIEFYQRLSTETLFFIFYYLEGTKAQYLSAKALKKQSWRFHTKYMMWFQRHEEPKTITDEFEQGTYIYFDYEKWGQRKKEGFTFEYRYLEDRDLQ from the exons ATGGCTGACAAGAGAAAACTTCAAG GCGAGATCGATAGATGTTTGAAAAAAGTAGCTGAAGGTGTAGAACAGTTTGACGATATCTGGCAAAAG CTCCACAATGCAGCCAATGCAAACCAGAAGGAAAAATATGAGGCTGACCTCAAGAAAGAGATTAAAAAGTTACAG CGATTGAGAGATCAGATAAAAACATGGGTGGCCTCGAACGAGATCAAAGACAAAAGGCAGCTAGTCGAGAATCGCAAACTTATCGAGACG cAAATGGAGCGATTCAAAATAGTGGAGcgtgaaacaaaaacaaaagcgtACTCTAAAGAAGGCTTGGGGCTTGCTCAGAAGGTTGATCCAGCTCagagggaaaaggaggaaacGGGACAGTGGCTAACA AACACGATAGACACTCTAAATATGCAGGTGGATCAATTTGAAAGTGAGGTGGAGTCTCTCTCAGTTCAGACACGAAAGAAGAAGGGTGATAAAGAC AAACAAGATCGCATTGAGGAGCTCAAGCGGTTGATCGAGAGGCATAGATTCCACATTCGTATGTTGGAGACCATTTTACGAATGCTGGACAATGACTCTGTGCCAGTGGATTCAATTCAGAAGATCAAGGATGACGTTGAGTACTACATTGATTCCTCCCAAGACCCTGACTTTGAGGAGAACGAGTTCCTGTATGACGACTTAGACCTGGAAGACATCC CCGCAGCGTTAGTTGCGACTTCTCCATCATGTCAGGGCAACGTGGAAGATGAGATGTATCTCCACTCCAGCAGCACTCCCACTTCCACCACCTCCTCTTCACCCATTCCTCCATCCCCGGCCACTTGCACTGCT GAGAACTCAGAGGACGATAAGAAAAGGGGACGGTCGACAGACAGTGAAGTTAGTCAG TCACCGGTGAAGAACGGCACCCCATCCTTGCtgtcttccttctcttcctccaccaCTTCTGGGTCCTCCTCATCCTCGTCCCTCGTGTCCATGGCGAGCGTGGTAGGAGGCATCCCTGCAGTTCCCACAAGCAGCAGTCTTATAGGAAGCTTCAGCAGTGCGGTGCAGCAACATCAGCATCAACCtgcacaacagcagcaacaacctCAGCCACCAAACCAACCGCAGCAGCCACAACAGCAGCCACCTCAGACAAAACCCTCTGTCCCCTCAAACAACACCCCCAGCCCGCCCAGCAACCCGCTTCTCCCGGCCTCCACTGCCCCCCCTCTCCCTACGCCCAGCACACCCATTTCATCAGCTCCCAACTCTCAGTCTCAGCCCACATCTGGGCCCACCCCTGCATCCAGTTTGGGACTTGGGTCGGGGCTGGGTTTGAGCAAAGTTGGCATGACGGGGACCAGCAGTGCCAACCAAATGTCTGGTTTAGGCCTTGGTGGCCACCACTCTCCTCTAAACACAATGGCAGGGCTCATTTCAGGGTCCACACCTGCCCCTTACGCTCAGGCAGCAGCATCAGGAGGCTTGGGTTTGAGCAGCATCACCCAGTCCAGCATTTCAGTGGAGAGCAGCACTTCCATCCCCACCTCTGGCTCCAGTGGAGTCACCACCAATGGGGCGGGGACTGGGCTCGGTTTGCTAGGTTCCAGCCCGGCCCACAGTTCTCTGAGTGGGAGCATCCTGGGTCTGGTTCCTGGGCAAAATGTGTCCCCCGTCGCCTCTCAGGTGCCACCTAGTTCTGTCAGCGCTACCCCCGGAGTGATTGGCATGATGGGAGGCAACGGAGGGAACGTCGGAGTGGTTGGAGGAGTAGGGGTGAACGCTGCTCCTGCTAGACCGCCGAGTGGACTGAAGCAAAATGGAAGCACAA GTTACAGTGCCGTAGTGGCAGAGAGTTCCACAGAATCAGCTCTAAGCACACCGAGCCAGTCACAAAGCAGCCAACCCTCATCTCTCAGTTCTTCAACCAGTCAGCc GATGGACAATGGTCCCAGTTTAATCAGCTCTATCACCCTGCCTCCCAGTTCTCCGTCCCCCTCGTTCTCAGACAGCACACCTGGAGGAGGGAGTCTTCTCAACGGGCCCCACTCCTACACACAGGCCTCCGAGGGCCTCAAG GCTCCTGAGCCTCTCAGTTCACTGAAGGCGATGGCTGAGAGGGCAGCACTGGGATCAGGCCTGGACGGAGAGATTTCCAACCTGCACCTAAGAGACAGAG ACATCTTCTCCTCATCTGCAGCGCCCGGCACACCCGCCGCCCCTCAGCCGTCCGTGTCGGAAGTCAGCATCCCCCCCTCGCTCGGGGTCTGTCCACTGGGCCCAACCCCCCTCCCCAAAGACCAGCTCTACCAGCAGGCCATGCAGGAGTCCGCGTGGACACACATGCCGCACCCCTCCGACTCCGAGAGGATCAG GCAATACCTGATGAGGAATCCATGTCCCACCTTGCCCTTCCATCATCAGATACCGCCGCACCACTCTGACTCCATAGAGTTCTACCAGAGACTGTCTACAGAAACTCTGTTTTTCATCTTCTACTACCTGGAG GGAACCAAGGCTCAGTATCTGTCTGCCAAGGCTCTGAAGAAGCAGTCATGGAGGTTTCACACCAAGTACATGATGTGGTTCCAGAGGCACGAGGAGCCCAAGACTATCACTGATGAGTTTGAACAG GGCACTTACATTTACTTTGATTATGAGAAATGGGGCCAGCGGAAGAAGGAGGGGTTCACCTTCGAGTACAGGTACCTCGAAGACAGAGACCTGCAGTGA